A stretch of DNA from Spirosoma endbachense:
AGCCTGCTGCTTAAACCGGGTGATCAGGTGATTGTGGGCGAGCCCAGCTATTTTGCCGCAACGCTTACATTTCAGCAGACTGGGGCCAGCATTAATCGCGTGCCTGTAGATGAAGGTGGTCTTGCTATTGATGCCGTTGAGCGGCTTTGTCTGACGAAAAAGATTCGACTGTTATACGTGATTCCGCATCACCACCATCCAACAACGGTGACCCTTACGCCCGAACGGCGCATTCGGCTGCTAGAACTGGCGGCAACCTACAAATTCGCCATCATTGAAGACGACTATGACTACGATTTTCATTACACAAGTAATCCAATACTGCCAATGGCTAGCCTCGACCACCACGGCAGCGTAATCTACATTGGAACATTGAGTAAAACCCTTGTTCCGGCCATACGGATTGGGTTTATCGTAGCGCCCGAAAACTTTATAAAGGCTGTTGCTAACCTTAGAATGGGTATTGACCGGCAGGGCGACAGTATGATGGAAGTTGCCATTGCAGAGTTGTATCGTAATGGAACCATTGGGCGGCACATTCGTAAAGTGGTCAATCTTTACCGCGAGCGCCGGGATCACTTCTGCTCACTATTGACGGAAAACCTGGGCCAACGGGTTACGTTCCGGATTCCAGACGGCGGCATGTCAGTCTGGACACGATTCAACGACAGCGATTTACGGAATGTATCTGCCAAAGCCTTTCAGAAAGGCCTGATTATGAGCGACGGCCAGCGGTATAATACCGGAACGATAAACTATAACTCAGCCCGGTTAGGCTTTGCATCCCTGAATCTGGCTGAGCAGGAAAGAGCTATAGACATTATAGCCAGGTGTCTTTAAAACGTTCGGCTTACCGTATACACAAAACACTATGCTTTGATTCTCGAAAAAACAGTAGGTTTGGATCGCTTTTGTCTGTCTGTAGTGGTCTGCTAATCAATAGACTACGGATTGAAAGCGCCACTATTACTACACTGCGTTTAGAATACTGTTAAATGAAATTGAAAATCGATGGCAGCCTGTTATTCTTCGGGCTATTTGCCCTGATAGGAACTGTTTTTGCGATTGCGGCCTACCTAAGCTGGCAGTCGACGCAGCGGATCGTTCAAACCGGTATTGAAACAAAGGGCCTTGTGATTGACACGCGATACAGTCGTGATAAAAAAGGCCGGACAACAACGGCACAGGCTCCGGTCGTTCAGTTTGTAACATCGGCAGGAAAGCCGATCACGTATTATTCACAGACGTACACGACACCTGCCAGCTTTAACGTGGGCGATACCGTAACACTTTGGTATATGCCCGACAATCCGCAAGAGGACATAACCCTTGAAGGGGTAGACGGCTGGCTTTTGCCCGGCGTATTTGGCCTGTTTGGCGTCGTTTTTTCGCTAATTGGTTATCCAACCCTGATCAGTTCGGTATTTAAAGCCTTCAAAGGATAAGCCGATGCCCCGATTTGTTCAATTGCTCATCGGTCCGGAATTATTCTGGGTTCTTGTTGTGTGTGCGGCTTTGCTACTGGCGCAGGCCAATGTGCCTCCGTCAAAATCCGTCGAGGATATAATTGAGAATCTTCATTTGTGGATTTCGCTAGCCGGAATCCTGACCTTTTCGCTATGGTTTGTTCCCGGAATTAATCGCGACTGGCTACTGCTTCGAATCTGGATTGCGGCAATTGTCGGTGCCCATTTTGCCCTGGATAAAGCATTGAGTGCGCATAGCGAACAGAGCCCCGGCATCGGCACCGTATACATTGCCGGTTTGTTGTTTCTATTTTTCGTGTTGCTGGTAGGGAGCGTGGTTGTGAAAGTGTTTTACGCCTAGCCGTTCCTGGCCAGTTACGGTAGCGATTCATCGCAGAGCGCCTGTTAGAACTGGTTTTTCAGTGCCAGCGTCGGGTAAACCTGCACCTGGTTTTCGGGAGTAAGTGTATGATAGAATAAATTGATTCTTGATCCAACGGAAAGCGTTTTCGATACTTTAAGCCAGATCTGAGGATCACCGAAAAAAGCGATCTTTTTGCCAGATTGACTGGCCGTAAAATCAGTGCC
This window harbors:
- the pdxR gene encoding MocR-like pyridoxine biosynthesis transcription factor PdxR, encoding MMFLNDLVTVDKAVDTAIYLQIANAIIQAIRRGRLRSGSKLPGSRELATALGVHRKTTVAAYEELLAQGWLEMIPRKGTFVVQDLPEIKPKKLKQTETSVAYPEKTIFSIDEKRFVQFPALGFPDTKKLIINDGFPDMRLIPNELFLRELRSMGKQPAFKKYNMYGRAEGTDYLRDTLSSFLRETRGLPISAANVMITRGAQMGIYMAASLLLKPGDQVIVGEPSYFAATLTFQQTGASINRVPVDEGGLAIDAVERLCLTKKIRLLYVIPHHHHPTTVTLTPERRIRLLELAATYKFAIIEDDYDYDFHYTSNPILPMASLDHHGSVIYIGTLSKTLVPAIRIGFIVAPENFIKAVANLRMGIDRQGDSMMEVAIAELYRNGTIGRHIRKVVNLYRERRDHFCSLLTENLGQRVTFRIPDGGMSVWTRFNDSDLRNVSAKAFQKGLIMSDGQRYNTGTINYNSARLGFASLNLAEQERAIDIIARCL
- a CDS encoding DUF3592 domain-containing protein, whose amino-acid sequence is MKLKIDGSLLFFGLFALIGTVFAIAAYLSWQSTQRIVQTGIETKGLVIDTRYSRDKKGRTTTAQAPVVQFVTSAGKPITYYSQTYTTPASFNVGDTVTLWYMPDNPQEDITLEGVDGWLLPGVFGLFGVVFSLIGYPTLISSVFKAFKG